The Fimbriiglobus ruber genomic sequence CCCAATCTCGGGAGCGAATTCATCCCCAAACTCTCCGAAGGGGCAATCGCGGCTAACATCACCCGCCTTCCGGGGACGGACCTGTCGGAATCCAATCGCCTGAACACGATCACGGAACGGATGATTCGTGAGGCGTTCCCGGACGAAGTCCGCGACGCCTGGTGCCGGGTCGGGTCGGCCGACGTGGCGACCGACCCAATGGGCATCGAACTGAGCGATTTTTACATCATTTTGTACCCCCGCGAGAGATGGAAGAAGGCGAAGACCCAGGCTGAGTTGACGGACCTGATCGAGCGGGAGGTCCGCACGATCCCGGGGCAGAAGGTTCAATTCTCTCAGCCGATCGAGATGCGGATTGAGGAAATGGAGACCGGCGTCCGGAGCGACCTCGGCGTGAAACTCTACGGTGACGATTACAAGATTCTGTTGGCCGAGGCCGCCAAGATCGAGCGCGTGCTGAGCGAAATCCCCGGCAATCGCGGCGTCGCGGTCGAGCAAGTCACCGGGCAGCCGGTCCTCAAAATCAAGATCAAGCAGGACGAGATCGCCCGGTACGGCATCACCGCCCAGTCCGTGTTGGAGGTGGTCCGGGCGGTGGGCAAGGTCGAGGCCGGGGATATCGTCGAAGGGCAAATCCGGGTTCCGCTGGTCGTCAGGTTGGCCGACCGAGATCGAGCCGATCCAACGGCGATCGGGGCCGTCCTGGTCACCACCCCGGGTGGAGAGCGCGTCCCCCTCTCCCGGCTCGCCACATTGGAGACGACCGAAGGCCCGTCCACGATCAGCCGCGAGTGGGGTCAGCGGCGGATCACGATCACGTCCAACGTCCTCGGGCGGGACGTTGGGAGTTTCGTGGCGGAGGTGCGTGAGAAGATGAAGCCGATCGTGGAGAAGTTGCCCAAGGGTCGGTACCACGTCGAGTACGCCGGGGAATTCGAGAACTACGAGCGGGCTCGCGAGCGATTGTTAATTGTCGTGCCGGCGGGCGTCTTTCTGATATTCCTACTCCTCTGCCTGACGTACCACAACGTGGTCGATGCCTTCCGCGTGTTGACCGGGGTGCCCTTCGGTTGGGTGGGTGGGGTACTCGCCTTGTGGGTGAGAGACCTGCCGTTCTCCATTTCCGCCGCGGTCGGCTTCATTGCCCTGACGGGTGTCGCCGTGTTGGACGACATGATTCTCGTCAGCTACGTCCGGCAACTTCGCCGACAGGGTGTGCCGGTCGAGGCTGCGCTGCGGGGGGCCGCGATCACCCGACTGCGGCCGGTCCTGATGACCACGCTGGTCGCGAGTTTCGGGTTCCTGCCGATGGCTTTGAGTACCAGTCAGGGGGCCGAAGTCCAACGGCCGCTCGCCACGGTGGTGATCGGAGGGGTAATCGGGGCGATGATCATGTCGCTGCTCGTTCTGCGCGTGCTGTACCTAATATTCGACGCCGCGGCTCACGCGGCCTATTGGGTTTTGGTCCGCGTGTTGCCAGCCCATGAGAAGCTGATCGGCAAAGCGTTGGGCTTGGACTTTTCGGACGACGAAGCCGAAGCGGAGAGCGCGGAGCCGACGTTGCCGATCACGTAGTGCTTATAATTTTTTCGTCATAATCCAATTGACAATTTTGGTGTGAGTCCCCGGGGAGCCCGGGGACTCATCCTTTATCTCAGCGGACGGGGCTGGCGTAAGCTTCGTTAGCGACGGGCTCGGGCTTTTGAGCCGATTTCCGGATTGAGCGCCGCCACGTTTTCCAATCCTCCTCGATCGCCTTTGCCATGGTCCGGGCCGCTTTCGGGAGCCAATCTTTTGGCCGGTCGTCCAGGTCTTTTATGATCGAGGCCGCCGCGTTGGGAGTGCCCAGGTGAACGTTGGCCGTCTCGGCACCCATTGACTGGAAGACGCAGCCCAAATCGTCCGCGTTGATCAAACTTTTTAACTCGATCCGAGAACACCGCGGCGCCAGTCGTCGGGTGATCCACGTCGACCCGGCCCGATAAAACGGGTCCGGGCAGCGAACGGCGCGCTTGACGATCTCGGCCATCCTTGAGCGGCTGCGGTCGGTTTTCCCCGCGGCCCACGCCGTCGCCGGGGGGACGACGGTTTTCGTTTCCCGGGCGACCCATCCGCCGTCCCAGTCGACGAGGGCCACGTACCGCGGCTTGCCCAGACTACCCATGCCGACCCGGGACCGTTCGCGGTACTGCGGCGTCAGCCCCTTCGCCGGGAGATCGTGCGTCAACGCGGCGACTGCGGCCTCGGGTGGGACGACTTCCGGTTGGTTCAGAACTTTCGTAAACTTCCGCCAGAAGATGACCGGGTCGCGATCGCCCTGGACCGCCAGCGCACGGAGCTGGGCGTGGCGTTCTTCGAGGACGAACGGCTCGCCGCCGGCCTCCAGGCACGCCCGGTATCCGTCCAGTATCTGTCGGCAGGCGGCGGAATACTTCGTGTTCAGCGACCCGTCGTTGCGGGCGAACCGGATACTCGCGGCGAGCCGGACGAGGTCGTTCGTGTAGGAGAGTTCGTCCGCTTCGTCGAAATCGTTCACGCCCCAGACGAGCCGGGCGTCCGTGTCGCGCCACGTGCCGAAGTTTTCGATGTGGAGGTCGCCGACCGCGAGAACCCGCGGCCCGGCGGCGAGGTCAGCACACAACTCCGACCAGTGTTGGACCCAGCGGTAGTACGTCCCACGAAAAAACGGAAATGCGTCGGTCGGCGCGGCCATTTGCTGGTGTTTGTAAGTCAAGTCCGCGTCGTGAATCTCACAGAACCGAGCCAACCACAATTCATAACTCGATGTTGCTTCCAAGATGTCCATGACGGTCTACCGCGAAATGGGTGGGAAACGGGATCACTTTCCCCGTACCAAAATCATATTGTATCTCCTGAACCGATCTAGCTGTTCGGATGCGCACTTCAGTAAAGCGGGGCCGTACCGTGCCGACTCGCGTCGCGACGTTCAACGTGAACAATCTGTTCGATCGGCCGCGGGTTTTTCAGACGGACGGGCCGAACGGGCCGACCCTCGGCGGGGTGGTCCGCGACATCCAGGAGTTGCAAGCGCTGCTCGGCCGCGACCTGTACGACGCCGCGACGAAAGCGCGGATCGTCGAGCTGCTAACCAAGTATCAATTCCAATCCGACAATCCGAACCGCTGGTTTACGATTAATGAGGTGCGCGGCTCGCTGTACGACGTCCGCGACGGCCGCATCGAGATCCGGCCCGCCGGGCGGACGGGCTGGGTCGGGACCGTCGAACTCGTCCGGGACGTGGTCCCGAGTGCGTGTACCGACAACACCGGCCGGGTCATCGCGGCGGTCCGGCCGCACGTGATGTGTGTGGCCGAGGTCGAGAGCCGGCTCACCCTCGACCACTTCAACCGGGCCGTCCTCCGGCGGTTCGGGTGGACGTTCGAGCACACCATGCTGATCGACGGGAACGACCGGCGGGGAATCGACGTGGGACTGATGTCCCGGTTCCCGATCGGGGCCATGTTCAGCCACATCGACGACCCGGACCCGCTCGACAACGACACCGGCAAACTCTTCAACCGCGATTGCCCGGAATACGAAGTTTGCCTCCCTTCCGGTCGGTCGCTGTGGATGTTGTGCAACCACCTCAAAAGTAAGCGGGTGCAACCGGGCGGCGACTCATTCGCGGAGGGCAAGCGGACCCGGCAGGCGAACCGGATCGCCGAACTCCTTCAAAATTACGATTTGACGCACGACCTCGTGGTCGTGGCCGGCGACATGAACGACACCCCGGACAGCCCGGCCCTTCGGAATCTTCTCGCCACGCCAAACTTGTTCGACGTGCTTTCGTCGCTCAAGTTGTCCGGTCCGCGGTGGACGATCCGCCATTTGCGGGACCACGAACAAATCGATTTCTTGTTGGTTTCGCAACCGTTGTGGGAGAAACTGTCGGCGGTGGGCGTGGAGCGGCGCGGGATGTACGAGCCCGGCTCGTTCCCCGAAATTCGCTCCCGCGAGGATCAGGCTTCGGACCACGCGTGCGTGTGGGCGGAGTTCGATATTTAACGCGCCGCTCGACGCGCGACCGAATCTCGGCTCGACCGGCACCGTTGCCCGCGCCAGGTGTTATGATTGCTAGGAACCGTTGGATTGTGGCCGAAGGGCGTCCCCGTCAAATTTTCCTGGGGTCGAGAGATGGCGACGAAAACGAACCGCTCCCGCGATCACGCGGGTTCGACCTTACCCAGGAAGGGTCGGGAATTTGTCCCACCGCGGCGGGGCGAAAAACCACCGGCCGCGACCGGGCGCGGGATCGGCATTGCGGCGCTCGGGATGTTGTTGTTCGCCGGAGTTTTGGTCGGATTCATGATGGGGTTTGGCAAGTCCGAGAAAAAGCCGTCGCGGGTGCGGGCCGAAGTCGCACAGGCTACGCCTTCCTCAACGCCGGCCACGACTCCGAATCCCCTGTCCGGAAGCACGACACCCCCGCCATTGACCCATCCCGAACCACAACCCGAACCGAAGAAACCGGAGCCCAAAAAACCCGAACCGAAGAAGCCGGAACCCAAGAAAGAAGAAGCCAAAAAGCCGGAGCCGAAGAAGCCCGACCCGAAGCCCAAGACCGAACCGAAAACCGCTGTGACGGCAGTGCCGTTCGCCAAGGTCGCGGCGATCTTCAAGTCAAACTGCCTGCTCTGCCACGGCGACCCGACGATCAAGGGCGGTCTCGACATCCGCTCGATTGCAAGCATCAAGAAGGGTGGCGACAGCGGCCCCGGGATCATGCCGGGCGTGCCCGCCAAGAGCCAGCTGTGGATGTCGATCGAGAACGGCGAAATGCCCCCGCCGAACAAGCCCCAACTCACGGACGCCGAGAAGAAGCTGATTAAAGACTGGATCGCCAGCGGAGCCAATTAAGAACATTTCGCCGCAGATAAACGCAGATGAACGCGGATCAGATCAGAGATCAATCAAGAATTCGATTCTTTGATCTTTGATCTGATCCGCGTTCATCTGCGTTTATCTGCGGCGAAAAATCTTACGGATGTGGTGCCGGTTTGAGACGGTCATGAAAAACTCAGAGGGATTTCAGGTATGGATTTGGAATTAGCGGGACGCACGGCGGTCGTGTTCGGCGGCGCCCGCGGCTTGGGGCACGCGATCGCGGTTGCGCTTGGGCGTGAGGGCGCGCGGATCGCACTCGTCGACGTGTCGCCGGTCGTCCACGGGGTTGCGGAAGAGTTTGCGGCCGCGGGCGTGAAAGCGGTGGGGTACGTCGCCGATGCCACGGACTACGCCGCCGTGCGGGCGACGGCCGACCGCATCCGCGCGGACTTCGGAAGCGTCGACCACGTGCAATTCGCCGTCGGAATCGGGTCGGGGCAGTTCGGCTTCCCGTTCTGGAACGTCGACCCGGGCGTTTGGGATCGCGTTCTCCGCGTGAATCTGGTGGCGGCCGTCAACGTCGCCCACGCATTCGCGCCGGGCATGGCCGAGGCCCGGAAGGGGACGTTTCTGTTCCTGTCGTCCGTGGCGGGGCAGATGGGATCGCAGACCGACCCGCCGTACAGCGCGGCGAAGGCCGGGTTGATTAACTTCGCCCAGTGCGCCGCGAAAGACCTGGCCCCGTTCGGCGTCCGCGTGAACACGATCTGCCCGGGGATGATCAAGACGGACCTCAATCGCTCCGTCTGGCAGGCGTGGGCCGGCCAACAGCCGCCGGACCTGTGGCGGTCTTACGAGGACTGGACGGCCGAGAAAATTCAGAAGGTCGTGCCGCTCAACCGCTGGCAAACGCCCGAAGATGTTGCTGCAATGGCCGTGTTCCTCGCGTCCGCCCGCGCCGCGAACGTCACCGGCCAGACGATCAACGTCGACGGCGGCTTCGTGATGCATTGGTGATCCCGATTCCTTTTCGGAGGCTCCGGCTGTGCGATACTTCCTCTCCCGCGCCTTTTCTCTGGCGGCAGTCGCCGTCGTTTCCCTCACGCTTTCGGCCCGCGCGGCCGATCCGGCGCCCGTCTCGGGTGTGGACGCGGTCGTGAAGAAGTTGCCCGCGACCGAAAAGCCGATCCACCTGTTCGACGGCAAAGACCTCGACGGCTGGGACGGCGCGAAGGAGTATTGGTCCGTTCAGGACGGGGCGATCCGCGGCGCGAATACCAGCCCGGTCCCGAGCAGCACGTACCTGTTCACCAAGGACAGCTACCGGAACTTCCGCTTGCTGCTCGAAGTCAAGCAAACCCGGTCGCCGAAGCATTCGCCCATGCACTCGGCCGTCGCCGTCCTCGGCGAACGCTTCACCGACAAGGGCGACAACGCCCACGGCTTCAAAGGGCCACTCGTCATGTTCTGCAACGACTGGGGCGTCTGGGACGCACACCGTCGGAACCGCGTTGCCCCGGGCGGCGCGGGCGGCAAACTGGAAAAGGTCGGCGAGTGGAACCTGATCGAAGTGCTGGCGGTCGGCAACCACATCCGCTGCGCGGCCAACGGCGGGCTCGTTTTCGACTTCACGGACAAGCCGGAAATGCTGAAGGAATCACCAATCGGATTACAACTGCACGCCAACGGCCAACCGCAGGAGTTCTTGTTCCGCGGGCTGGTTCTGACGAAAGACCCGGAAGACAAGCTCGTGACCGCGAAGGACGAAGCGAAGCCGTGATTCCAGTCAGATGCCGAATGCGTCCGATACGCGGCTCAATACCGTTGGGGTTTATGCTTTCCAATGACGCTCCCGACCTCGTACCGTCCGGTCAAACTCGTCGCCGTTGATCTCTCGGGTCGAGGTCTGGTGGAGGCATTCGTATTTCGCGACTATCCCGCAAACCGTCTGAGTGTGATCGAACGTGATTGGGCGCTTGCCCGAGAGCGAGCGTATCAGGAAGGTCTTGGATCGGGACTTTATCTTCTGGAACATTCTCATTGGGATTGGCGCCGGAAAGAAAAGAGCATAGAAGATGGCCGGCACATGCTGCTGGCTCTTGAGTGCCGCGACGAGACTCAAGGGCTTATGGCTATCCAGAGATCACCTCGACATTCCGTCCTCTCATCCGGTGCAGCGGTCGTGTACGTGGATTATGTCGAAGCGGCACCTTGGAATCTGAAAGCGTCTTCGGTCGCTCCGCGATATCTCGGTGTCGGAACGATCTTGCTCGCCGAAGCCGTGCGCCTGAGCATAGAAACGGGCCACGAGGGAAGGGTCGGGTTGCACTCGCTCCCGCAGGCTGAAGGGTTCTACCGGCGGTGTGGGATGAACCGGCTCGGTCCCGATTCCGCCTACTACGACTTGACTTACTTTGAGTACACTGGCCAGCAGGCAGTATCATGGCTCGCTGGGCTGGAGGGTCCAGTATGACTAACTCTTTTGAAGAACGTTACCGGCAACTTTTGGAGATGGAAGACGGGGAACCCATCTCCGCAGGCGCCCGAGTTTCACACGTTCGGACCGCCATCGAGTCGGGTCGGGGAGTTTACGTCGATCTTTCTTCGGTCGCGGAGGAAAAGCGAGCGGCCTTACTGGACGAGATCCAAGCACTCGTCGCTCGTTACTCGCCCGTTGCCCATTAGCGACGTTCGGTTCGTATTTCCTTTTGCCCCGACGCCCCTCGTGTCGGGTTCGTGTTTCACATTCGATATTTGGTACGAGTGAAGTCCACCCGGGGTCGGCCCAGGGCTCACGGCCTGGGCTAATCGCTGTCGCCCCGTTGGGGCTCAAAACCGCCGAACGGGCCGCGTTTTCCGATTTCTCCTCGACCGATTGGAAGCCCCAACGGGGCGACAGCGAATAGCCCAGGCCGTCAGCCCTGGGCCGACCCCGAGGAGACTGCTTCTCAACCCAACGCCAGCCTCTGGCGTTCCAGACTTCCCTCACTCCAGCTTCATCGCGAACCACGCAAGCAGCAGAAAAACGCCGCCGAAGCCGGCCAACACCCCGCACGACAACAACACCTGGCTCACGTTCGGGGCCGCCCCGTCCGGG encodes the following:
- a CDS encoding DUF2252 family protein, with translation MDILEATSSYELWLARFCEIHDADLTYKHQQMAAPTDAFPFFRGTYYRWVQHWSELCADLAAGPRVLAVGDLHIENFGTWRDTDARLVWGVNDFDEADELSYTNDLVRLAASIRFARNDGSLNTKYSAACRQILDGYRACLEAGGEPFVLEERHAQLRALAVQGDRDPVIFWRKFTKVLNQPEVVPPEAAVAALTHDLPAKGLTPQYRERSRVGMGSLGKPRYVALVDWDGGWVARETKTVVPPATAWAAGKTDRSRSRMAEIVKRAVRCPDPFYRAGSTWITRRLAPRCSRIELKSLINADDLGCVFQSMGAETANVHLGTPNAAASIIKDLDDRPKDWLPKAARTMAKAIEEDWKTWRRSIRKSAQKPEPVANEAYASPVR
- a CDS encoding endonuclease/exonuclease/phosphatase family protein, with amino-acid sequence MPTRVATFNVNNLFDRPRVFQTDGPNGPTLGGVVRDIQELQALLGRDLYDAATKARIVELLTKYQFQSDNPNRWFTINEVRGSLYDVRDGRIEIRPAGRTGWVGTVELVRDVVPSACTDNTGRVIAAVRPHVMCVAEVESRLTLDHFNRAVLRRFGWTFEHTMLIDGNDRRGIDVGLMSRFPIGAMFSHIDDPDPLDNDTGKLFNRDCPEYEVCLPSGRSLWMLCNHLKSKRVQPGGDSFAEGKRTRQANRIAELLQNYDLTHDLVVVAGDMNDTPDSPALRNLLATPNLFDVLSSLKLSGPRWTIRHLRDHEQIDFLLVSQPLWEKLSAVGVERRGMYEPGSFPEIRSREDQASDHACVWAEFDI
- a CDS encoding GNAT family N-acetyltransferase; the protein is MTLPTSYRPVKLVAVDLSGRGLVEAFVFRDYPANRLSVIERDWALARERAYQEGLGSGLYLLEHSHWDWRRKEKSIEDGRHMLLALECRDETQGLMAIQRSPRHSVLSSGAAVVYVDYVEAAPWNLKASSVAPRYLGVGTILLAEAVRLSIETGHEGRVGLHSLPQAEGFYRRCGMNRLGPDSAYYDLTYFEYTGQQAVSWLAGLEGPV
- a CDS encoding c-type cytochrome domain-containing protein; its protein translation is MATKTNRSRDHAGSTLPRKGREFVPPRRGEKPPAATGRGIGIAALGMLLFAGVLVGFMMGFGKSEKKPSRVRAEVAQATPSSTPATTPNPLSGSTTPPPLTHPEPQPEPKKPEPKKPEPKKPEPKKEEAKKPEPKKPDPKPKTEPKTAVTAVPFAKVAAIFKSNCLLCHGDPTIKGGLDIRSIASIKKGGDSGPGIMPGVPAKSQLWMSIENGEMPPPNKPQLTDAEKKLIKDWIASGAN
- a CDS encoding 3-keto-disaccharide hydrolase, with amino-acid sequence MRYFLSRAFSLAAVAVVSLTLSARAADPAPVSGVDAVVKKLPATEKPIHLFDGKDLDGWDGAKEYWSVQDGAIRGANTSPVPSSTYLFTKDSYRNFRLLLEVKQTRSPKHSPMHSAVAVLGERFTDKGDNAHGFKGPLVMFCNDWGVWDAHRRNRVAPGGAGGKLEKVGEWNLIEVLAVGNHIRCAANGGLVFDFTDKPEMLKESPIGLQLHANGQPQEFLFRGLVLTKDPEDKLVTAKDEAKP
- a CDS encoding SDR family NAD(P)-dependent oxidoreductase — its product is MDLELAGRTAVVFGGARGLGHAIAVALGREGARIALVDVSPVVHGVAEEFAAAGVKAVGYVADATDYAAVRATADRIRADFGSVDHVQFAVGIGSGQFGFPFWNVDPGVWDRVLRVNLVAAVNVAHAFAPGMAEARKGTFLFLSSVAGQMGSQTDPPYSAAKAGLINFAQCAAKDLAPFGVRVNTICPGMIKTDLNRSVWQAWAGQQPPDLWRSYEDWTAEKIQKVVPLNRWQTPEDVAAMAVFLASARAANVTGQTINVDGGFVMHW